The following are encoded together in the Lathyrus oleraceus cultivar Zhongwan6 chromosome 3, CAAS_Psat_ZW6_1.0, whole genome shotgun sequence genome:
- the LOC127131893 gene encoding transcription factor GTE5, chloroplastic-like: MSDNTKPSSLEASNTNPYSSLTASMSHNTKPSSLKASNTDPSNTQPRKRLIIKLSYPPGSRKRDSDSCATDENKRRKIQDSVKPTISCYWVDSNYQIKSTPLSQPKNNDNVVENKNMIKNQVSKTTPLSQPKYNNIVVEDKKIIKNQVSNTTPLSQPKDNDNVVEDKKMIKNQVSKTTPLSQPKDNMKDSTTRGEECGLKKAMECVKRRQCWLILKRMLVDRDGWDLKDPPKIAKFDKCKIKAIGLKEIERKMRLYATEDEFASDMRLVFSNAMVTYPPRNHIYQIAKKFSDTFEHKWKSLKDTWEFEDTKRSNTHKRY; this comes from the coding sequence ATGTCCGACAACACCAAACCTTCTTCCTTAGAAGCATCGAACACAAACCCTTATTCTTCCTTAACTGCATCTATGTCACATAACACCAAACCTTCTTCCTTAAAAGCATCGAACACAGACCCTTCGAACACACAACCTCGTAAAAGACTTATCATCAAGCTCAGTTATCCTCCTGGTTCAAGAAAACGCGATTCAGATTCTTGTGCCACAGATGAAAACAAGAGAAGGAAGATTCAAGATTCTGTAAAACCAACCATATCTTGTTATTGGGTTGATTCAAATTATCAAATCAAATCAACACCTTTGTCTCAACCAAAGAATAATGACAATGTTGTTGAAAACAAGAATATGATCAAGAACCAAGTTTCCAAAACAACACCTTTGTCTCAGCCAAAGTATAATAACATTGTTGTTGAAGACAAGAAGATCATCAAGAACCAAGTTTCCAACACAACACCTTTGTCTCAACCAAAGGATAATGACAATGTTGTTGAAGACAAGAAGATGATCAAGAACCAAGTTTCCAAAACAACACCTTTGTCTCAACCAAAGGATAACATGAAGGATTCAACAACAAGAGGTGAAGAATGTGGGTTGAAGAAAGCGATGGAGTGTGTTAAGAGGAGGCAATGTTGGTTGATATTGAAGAGGATGTTGGTAGACAGAGATGGTTGGGATTTGAAAGATCCTCCAAAAATAGCAAAGTTTGATAAGTGTAAGATAAAGGCAATAGGTTTGAAGGAAATAGAGAGAAAAATGAGGTTGTATGCAACAGAGGATGAGTTTGCTAGCGACATGAGGCTTGTGTTCTCTAATGCAATGGTAACGTATCCTCCAAGGAATCATATTTACCAAATTGCAAAAAAGTTTAGTGACACTTTTGAACACAAATGGAAGTCATTGAAGGATACGTGGGAATTTGAAGATACAAAAAGAAGTAACACTCACAAGAGATACTAA